In a single window of the Elaeis guineensis isolate ETL-2024a chromosome 4, EG11, whole genome shotgun sequence genome:
- the LOC140856959 gene encoding receptor-like protein EIX2 → MASNHTSIPLTCVIWIVFLVFFGSMQLCPCLSGNSSKSGSCIEKERKALLGIQKGIYGAHKWLSWDGKDCCRWIGVGCDTITGHVVKLDLHYPYPCDVAYPDERCPNKSEVSPSLLDLRHLNHLDLSMNYFGGAPIPDFIGSLANLEYLNLSNAGFGGTLPHQLGNLSNLLHLDLNNGYHLDVNNLDWLAQIRFLQHLDMSYVHLSKESNWIHVINMLPSLSVLYLSGAALSSLPSILPHVNFTSLTILNLFGNNFASSIPGWLFNLSSLEHLNLGLSDFRGNIPLAIGNLKKLQILDMSTNSFSGHIPETVWSLKSLRSIDLSWNSISGGIPETVGNLKSLESLDLRGNSISGEIPGTLGNLGELHRLYLSNNVINGQIPETVGNLHHLEELRLDNNSLAGVIPRTVGNLCNLYKLDASKNNIGGEITGFMEGFSRCSANRLRYVNLHDNNLSGPLPSQIGEIKSLGSLNLGANSLNGSIPTSLGKLSSLSELNLTSNSLAGALTEAHFANLTSLLSLDLSHNSLTVNVSQDWLPPFKAKYIRMRSCPLGPKFPQWLRIQTNLLELDLSSAGISETFPHWFWDTCLPRMVLNVSQNHMKGNLPNPIEKKKGKLPSFGPLLSNEPSVIDLSNNLFSGPIPPTLASHYGGLEVLVLAHNKLNGSIPSAFCEANNLVVLNLAGNDLSGILPDCWGNSLVLSVIDFSDNKLSGGIPSSIGSLSHLSSLHLRNNSLSGKIPLSLQQCKQLIIIDLGNNKLSGSIPEWAGENLSSLRVLCLRSNMLDGNIPIQLSPLASLQVLDLADNKLSGNLPPSFGNFVAMIGIPNGSKPILSGDVASYYVENLLITMKGRELIFTAVLSLVTSLDLSDNNISGEIPEKFTNLRGLYYLNLSGNHLTGRIPENIGAMEQLESLDLSRNNLSSTIPTSISNLNSLEYLNLSHNNLSGRFPNGNQLRTLINDPSVYMGNWYLCGFPLLEKCPDDEPAEGPTAHGREEKQDENENDSEMIWFYVSLSPGFVVGFWGFLGAVMLKKSTRYAYIRFIDRICDWIYMAITINSARPKSKGNCGRM, encoded by the coding sequence atggcttcaaaccatacTTCCATTCCTCTTACTTGTGTCATCTGGATTGTGTTCCTTGTTTTCTTTGGATCCATGCAACTGTGCCCCTGTTTAAGTGGAAATAGTTCCAAGTCAGGAAGCTGCATAGAGAAGGAAAGGAAGGCTCTTCTCGGCATACAGAAGGGCATCTATGGTGCCCACAAATGGCTCTCTTGGGATGGAAAAGACTGCTGCAGATGGATAGGAGTTGGATGCGACACCATAACCGGACATGTCGTAAAGCTTGACCTCCACTATCCTTATCCATGTGATGTTGCATATCCGGACGAACGTTGCCCTAACAAAAGCGAGGTAAGTCCTTCACTACTTGACTTGAGACATTTGAATCATTTGGATTTGAGTATGAACTATTTTGGTGGTGCCCCAATCCCTGACTTCATTGGATCTCTCGCCAACTTGGAGTATCTAAACCTCTCTAATGCTGGGTTTGGTGGAACACTCCCTCACCAACTTGGGAACCTCTCAAATTTACTCCATCTTGATCTCAACAACGGGTACCATTTGGATGTTAATAATCTTGATTGGTTAGCACAGATCCGTTTCTTGCAGCATCTTGACATGAGTTATGTCCACCTCTCAAAAGAATCAAATTGGATTCATGTGATCAATATGCTCCCTTCTCTTTCTGTCCTGTATCTGTCTGGTGCTGCTCTTTCTAGCCTTCCCTCAATTCTACCCCATGTTAATTTCACTTCTCTTACCATACTTAATCTCTTTGGGAACAACTTTGCATCAAGTATACCCGGTTGGTTGTTCAATCTTAGCAGCCTTGAACATCTCAATCTTGGGCTCAGTGATTTCCGTGGCAACATACCACTTGCCATTGGGAATCTCAAGAAGCTTCAGATCTTAGACATGTCAACGAACAGCTTCAGTGGACACATCCCAGAAACAGTGTGGAGTCTCAAGAGCTTGCGGTCAATAGATTTGTCTTGGAACAGTATCAGTGGGGGTATACCAGAAACTGTGGGGAATCTCAAAAGCTTGGAGTCCTTGGACCTCAGGGGCAACAGCATCAGTGGTGAAATACCAGGAACCCTGGGGAATCTCGGTGAGTTGCACAGGTTATATTTATCAAACAATGTTATCAATGGGCAGATACCAGAGACAGTCGGAAATCTTCATCACTTGGAAGAGTTACGCTTGGATAACAACTCTTTAGCTGGAGTGATACCCAGAACAGTGGGTAATCTCTGCAACTTGTACAAACTTGATGCTTCTAAGAACAATATAGGTGGAGAGATTACAGGATTCATGGAAGGATTCTCGAGATGCAGCGCTAATAGATTGCGATATGTTAATTTGCATGACAACAATCTTAGTGGTCCATTGCCCAGTCAGATAGGGGAAATCAAAAGTTTGGGATCTCTTAATCTCGGTGCTAATTCACTGAATGGTTCAATTCCGACATCATTAGGGAAGTTATCTTCCCTGTCCGAGCTGAATCTCACATCAAATTCCTTGGCAGGTGCGCTGACTGAAGCCCACTTTGCCAACCTCACAAGCTTATTAAGTTTGGATCTATCTCATAACTCATTGACTGTAAATgtaagtcaagattggcttcctcCGTTTAAAGCAAAATACATCAGAATGAGGTCTTGTCCACTAGGGCCCAAATTTCCTCAATGGCTTCGGATCCAGACTAATTTGTTGGAACTGGACCTATCTAGTGCAGGAATATCAGAAACTTTCCCTCATTGGTTTTGGGACACGTGTCTGCCTCGCATGGTTCTTAATGTTTCTCAAAATCATATGAAAGGAAATCTACCTAATCCCatcgaaaaaaagaaaggaaagctgCCTAGCTTTGGACCTCTACTGAGTAACGAGCCAAGTGTAATTGATCTATCCAACAATTTATTCTCTGGACCTATTCCCCCAACCTTGGCTAGTCATTATGGCGGTCTCGAAGTTCTGGTTCTTGCACATAACAAGCTCAATGGCAGCATTCCATCAGCATTTTGTGAGGCAAATAATCTAGTAGTTCTCAATCTCGCCGGCAATGATTTATCAGGAATTCTCCCTGACTGTTGGGGCAATTCATTAGTTTTGAGTGTCATTGATTTCTCAGATAACAAATTATCAGGGGGCATTCCTAGCTCAATAGGATCTCTCAGTCACCTCAGCTCACTACATTTGAGAAACAACAGCCTCTCTGGTAAAATTCCTTTGTCATTGCAACAGTGCAAACAGCTGATTATTATTGACCTTGGCAATAATAAGTTGTCAGGTAGTATACCTGAATGGGCTGGAGAGAATCTCTCATCATTAAGGGTTCTTTGTCTGCGATCAAATATGTTGGATGGCAACATTCCTATACAACTGTCACCCCTTGCTTCTCTTCAAGTGTTGGATCTTGCTGACAACAAGCTTTCTGGAAATTTACCACCATCATTTGGTAATTTCGTAGCCATGATTGGGATACCAAATGGGAGCAAACCTATTCTTTCTGGAGATGTGGCCTCCTATTACGTCGAAAATCTCCTGATAACCATGAAAGGTAGAGAACTTATATTCACTGCTGTGCTCTCACTTGTGACAAGCTTAGACCTCTCAGACAATAATATCTCTGGAGAGATTCCTGAAAAGTTTACAAACCTTCGTGGGCTTTATTATTTGAACCTATCGGGGAATCATTTGACAGGAAGGATTCCAGAAAATATTGGTGCCATGGAGCAGTTGGAGTCACTTGATTTATCAAGGAACAACTTATCAAGCACAATTCCTACAAGCATctcaaatttgaattctttggaaTACCTGAACTTGTCCCACAACAATCTTTCAGGAAGATTTCCAAATGGCAACCAACTTCGAACCTTAATAAATGATCCGTCTGTCTACATGGGCAATTGGTATCTTTGTGGATTCCCACTGTTAGAAAAATGCCCCGATGATGAACCAGCAGAAGGTCCAACAGCTCATGGAAGGGAAGAAAAACAGGACGAAAATGAAAATGATTCagaaatgatatggttttatgtTAGCCTAAGTCCGGGATTTGTGGTTGGCTTCTGGGGCTTTCTTGGCGCAGTGATGCTCAAAAAGAGTACAAGGTATGCTTATATCCGATTCATTGACAGGATATGTGATTGGATTTATATGGCTATAACAATAAATTCTGCTAGGCCGAAGTCCAAGGGAAACTGTGGACGCATGTAA